In the genome of Ignavibacteriales bacterium, one region contains:
- a CDS encoding tetratricopeptide repeat protein, protein MEDFMFYDPEDFFDQVIEALGRGDFNVAEKLLEEYLKSHSEDTQSRLLKSLIQEAKGDLLGAITPLEEILIIDNSNDLALYSLTNYYYMSLDFNKSIECCDEFIAIEGAEDSEEAIDLRQIKVQSLYAQGKYADALEEIEDLLKLDRKDEKMIIYKAKIFNINGSYDAAKNILNPIISAIADEGLLGHAYYVLAMSYHHLGQTDKSDEFLYQSAELNDEFGMRWLKLKLAAEWNKQMNQNNN, encoded by the coding sequence ATGGAAGATTTTATGTTTTATGATCCGGAAGATTTTTTTGATCAGGTTATAGAAGCGTTAGGTAGAGGAGATTTCAATGTAGCAGAAAAATTACTGGAAGAGTATTTAAAGAGTCATTCTGAAGATACACAGTCACGATTACTAAAATCATTAATACAGGAGGCAAAGGGTGATCTATTGGGAGCAATTACCCCACTGGAGGAGATATTAATTATTGATAATTCAAATGATCTCGCCCTATATAGTCTGACAAATTATTACTATATGTCTCTTGACTTCAACAAATCAATTGAATGCTGTGATGAGTTTATAGCCATTGAAGGTGCTGAAGATAGTGAGGAAGCAATCGATCTAAGACAAATTAAAGTCCAAAGTCTTTATGCACAGGGTAAATATGCTGATGCATTAGAGGAAATTGAAGATTTACTAAAACTAGATCGTAAAGATGAAAAAATGATCATATATAAAGCTAAAATATTTAATATAAATGGTTCTTACGACGCAGCAAAAAATATATTGAATCCAATCATATCTGCTATCGCTGATGAGGGATTGTTAGGACACGCATATTACGTTTTAGCAATGTCTTATCATCACTTGGGTCAGACAGATAAGTCTGATGAATTTTTATATCAGTCAGCGGAATTAAATGACGAGTTTGGAATGCGATGGCTAAAATTAAAGCTGGCTGCGGAATGGAATAAACAAATGAATCAGAACAATAACTGA
- a CDS encoding NADAR family protein, whose product MEITITKVKEESGWLSCMSAYPVTFQDTQYKTCEALFQALRFEGYPDIQKAIQECPSPMGAKMIARKNRELLNRGVKWDEAPSDIPLMQKCLELKLHQHPDLEEKLIATGNVTIIEDCTTHDRESARFWGAVRKDGQWIGENVFGKLWMEIREKLVKNLNKNNDEQNS is encoded by the coding sequence ATGGAAATAACAATAACAAAAGTAAAAGAAGAAAGCGGCTGGCTTAGTTGTATGTCGGCTTATCCAGTTACATTCCAAGATACGCAATACAAAACTTGCGAAGCATTATTTCAAGCGCTTCGCTTTGAAGGATATCCTGATATTCAAAAAGCAATTCAAGAGTGTCCATCCCCAATGGGTGCAAAGATGATCGCAAGAAAAAATCGAGAGCTACTAAATCGTGGTGTAAAATGGGATGAGGCCCCAAGTGATATTCCGTTGATGCAAAAATGTTTGGAATTAAAACTCCATCAGCATCCTGATCTAGAAGAAAAGTTGATTGCAACTGGTAATGTTACAATCATTGAAGACTGTACAACACACGATCGGGAATCTGCAAGATTCTGGGGTGCAGTCAGGAAAGATGGTCAGTGGATTGGTGAAAATGTATTTGGAAAATTATGGATGGAAATAAGAGAAAAGCTAGTTAAAAATCTAAATAAGAACAATGATGAACAAAACTCTTAA